In a single window of the Streptomyces sp. NBC_00094 genome:
- the tkt gene encoding transketolase gives MSTKPTTTDLEWTELDQRAVDTARVLAADAVQKVGNGHPGTAMSLAPAAYTLFQKVMRHDPADPEWVGRDRFVLSAGHSSLTLYTQLYLGGFGLELDDLKAFRTWGSKTPGHPEYGHTAAVETTTGPLGQGVANAVGMAMAARYERGLFDPEAAPGTSPFDHRIYAIAGDGCLQEGISAEASSLAGHQKLGNLILLWDDNHISIEGDTETAVSEDTMKRYEAYGWHVQRVEPQANGDLDPAALYAAVRAAEAETERPSFIAMRSIIAWPAPNAQNTEASHGSALGDEEIAATKRVLGFDPEQTFEVTDEVITHTRSLGDRGRESRAAWEKSLAEWRTANPERAAEFDRIQANELPAGWEEKLPVFEPGKGVATRAASGQVLQALGAVIPELWGGSADLAGSNNTTIDKNSSFLPEGNPLPEADPYGRTIHFGIREHSMAAEMNGIALHGNTRVYGGTFLVFSDYMRNAVRLSALMHLPVTYVWTHDSIGLGEDGPTHQPVEHLASLRAIPGLNVVRPADANETAIAWREIMKRHTKVFGKGAPHGLALTRQGVPTYAPNEDAAKGGYVLFDAEGGDAQLVLIATGSEVHLAVEAREQLQAAGVPTRVVSVPSVEWFEEQDQAYKDSVLPPSVKARVAVEAGIGLTWHRYVGDAGRIVSLEHFGASADAKVLFREFGFTPEAIVAAARESLAAAAR, from the coding sequence GTGAGCACTAAGCCGACCACCACAGACCTCGAGTGGACCGAATTGGACCAGCGGGCTGTCGACACCGCCCGCGTCCTGGCCGCGGACGCCGTACAGAAGGTCGGCAACGGCCATCCCGGTACGGCGATGAGCCTTGCGCCCGCCGCGTACACCCTCTTCCAGAAGGTGATGCGACACGACCCGGCCGACCCCGAGTGGGTCGGGCGCGACCGGTTCGTCCTCTCCGCGGGGCACTCGTCCCTGACCCTTTACACCCAGCTCTACCTGGGTGGCTTCGGTCTCGAACTGGACGACCTGAAGGCCTTCCGCACCTGGGGCTCGAAGACCCCGGGCCACCCGGAGTACGGCCACACCGCCGCCGTCGAGACGACCACCGGCCCGCTGGGCCAGGGTGTCGCCAACGCCGTGGGCATGGCGATGGCCGCCCGCTACGAGCGCGGTCTGTTCGACCCGGAGGCGGCCCCCGGCACCTCCCCGTTCGACCACCGGATCTACGCGATCGCCGGTGACGGCTGCCTCCAGGAGGGCATCTCCGCCGAGGCGTCCTCGCTCGCCGGCCACCAGAAGCTCGGCAACCTGATCCTGCTGTGGGACGACAACCACATCTCGATCGAGGGCGACACCGAGACGGCCGTGTCCGAGGACACGATGAAGCGGTACGAGGCGTACGGCTGGCACGTCCAGCGCGTCGAGCCGCAGGCCAACGGCGACCTGGACCCGGCCGCGCTGTACGCGGCGGTCAGGGCCGCCGAGGCCGAGACCGAGCGTCCGTCGTTCATCGCGATGCGCTCGATCATCGCCTGGCCCGCGCCGAACGCGCAGAACACCGAGGCCTCGCACGGCTCGGCGCTCGGCGACGAGGAGATCGCGGCGACCAAGCGCGTCCTGGGCTTCGACCCGGAGCAGACCTTCGAGGTCACCGACGAGGTCATCACGCACACCCGCTCGCTCGGCGACCGGGGCCGCGAGTCCCGCGCCGCGTGGGAGAAGTCCCTCGCGGAGTGGCGTACGGCCAACCCGGAGCGGGCGGCGGAGTTCGACCGCATCCAGGCGAACGAGCTGCCGGCCGGCTGGGAGGAGAAGCTCCCCGTCTTCGAGCCGGGCAAGGGTGTCGCCACCCGCGCGGCCTCGGGCCAGGTTCTCCAGGCGCTCGGCGCGGTCATCCCGGAGCTGTGGGGCGGCTCGGCCGACCTCGCCGGCTCGAACAACACGACGATCGACAAGAACTCGTCGTTCCTGCCCGAGGGCAACCCGCTGCCGGAGGCCGACCCGTACGGCCGCACGATCCACTTCGGCATCCGCGAGCACTCGATGGCCGCCGAGATGAACGGCATCGCGCTGCACGGCAACACCCGCGTCTACGGCGGCACCTTCCTGGTGTTCTCCGACTACATGCGCAACGCCGTGCGTCTGTCGGCCCTGATGCACCTCCCGGTGACGTACGTCTGGACGCACGACTCGATCGGTCTGGGCGAGGACGGCCCGACCCACCAGCCGGTGGAGCACCTCGCCTCGCTGCGCGCCATTCCGGGTCTGAACGTGGTCCGGCCGGCCGACGCCAACGAGACGGCGATCGCCTGGCGCGAGATCATGAAGCGGCACACCAAGGTCTTCGGCAAGGGCGCCCCGCACGGTCTCGCCCTCACCCGCCAGGGCGTGCCGACCTACGCGCCGAACGAGGACGCGGCCAAGGGCGGCTACGTGCTGTTCGACGCCGAGGGTGGCGATGCGCAGCTCGTGCTGATCGCGACCGGCTCCGAGGTGCACCTGGCCGTCGAGGCGCGCGAGCAGCTGCAGGCCGCCGGCGTCCCGACCCGGGTGGTCTCGGTGCCGTCCGTCGAGTGGTTCGAGGAGCAGGACCAGGCGTACAAGGACTCCGTCCTGCCGCCGTCGGTCAAGGCCCGGGTGGCGGTCGAGGCCGGCATCGGTCTCACCTGGCACCGGTACGTCGGGGACGCCGGCCGGATCGTCTCGCTGGAGCACTTCGGTGCCTCGGCGGACGCGAAGGTGCTCTTCCGCGAGTTCGGGTTCACGCCGGAGGCGATCGTCGCCGCCGCGCGGGAATCTCTCGCCGCCGCCGCGCGCTGA
- the tal gene encoding transaldolase: MTDALKRLSDEGVAIWLDDLSRKRITSGNLAELIDQSHVVGVTTNPSIFQKAISSGDGYEQQLADLAARKVTVDEAIRMITTADVRDAADILRPVFEATDGQDGRVSIEVDPRLAHETVATVAEAKQLAWLVDRPNTLIKIPATKAGLPAITEVIGLGISVNVTLIFSLERYRAVMDAYLAGLEKARERGLDLAKIHSVASFFVSRVDSEIDKRLDGIGTDEAKALKGKAALANARLAYEAYEEVFSGERWAALDKAQANKQRPLWASTGVKDPAYKDTLYVVDLVAPGTVNTMPEGTLEATADHGEVTGDTVRGTYDQSRAELAAIAKLGISYDEVVQLLEDEGVEKFEASWNDLLKSTEAELSRRVPAEA, translated from the coding sequence ATGACAGACGCTCTCAAGCGCCTCTCCGACGAAGGCGTCGCGATCTGGCTGGACGATCTCTCGCGCAAGCGGATCACGTCCGGCAACCTGGCCGAGCTCATCGACCAGAGCCACGTGGTCGGTGTGACCACGAACCCGTCGATCTTCCAGAAGGCCATCTCCTCGGGTGACGGTTACGAGCAGCAGCTCGCCGACCTCGCCGCCCGGAAGGTGACCGTCGACGAGGCCATCCGCATGATCACGACGGCGGACGTCCGTGACGCCGCCGACATCCTGCGGCCGGTCTTCGAGGCGACCGACGGCCAGGACGGCCGGGTCTCCATCGAGGTCGACCCCCGTCTCGCCCACGAGACGGTCGCCACCGTCGCCGAGGCCAAGCAGCTGGCCTGGCTGGTGGACCGCCCCAACACGCTCATCAAGATCCCGGCCACCAAGGCGGGTCTGCCGGCGATCACCGAGGTCATCGGCCTCGGCATCAGCGTCAACGTGACGCTGATCTTCTCGCTGGAGCGCTACCGCGCGGTCATGGACGCCTACCTGGCGGGCCTGGAGAAGGCCCGCGAGCGCGGCCTCGACCTCGCGAAGATCCACTCGGTCGCGTCCTTCTTCGTGTCCCGCGTGGACTCGGAGATCGACAAGCGCCTGGACGGCATCGGCACCGACGAGGCCAAGGCCCTCAAGGGCAAGGCCGCCCTGGCCAACGCGCGTCTCGCCTACGAGGCGTACGAGGAGGTGTTCAGCGGCGAGCGCTGGGCCGCCCTCGACAAGGCGCAGGCCAACAAGCAGCGTCCGCTGTGGGCCTCGACGGGCGTCAAGGACCCGGCGTACAAGGACACGCTGTACGTCGTGGACCTGGTCGCCCCCGGCACGGTCAACACCATGCCGGAGGGCACCCTGGAGGCCACCGCCGACCACGGCGAGGTCACCGGTGACACCGTGCGCGGCACCTACGACCAGTCCCGCGCGGAGCTGGCGGCCATCGCGAAGCTGGGCATCAGCTACGACGAGGTCGTGCAGCTCCTGGAGGACGAGGGCGTCGAGAAGTTCGAGGCGTCCTGGAACGACCTGCTCAAGTCCACCGAGGCGGAGCTCTCGCGCCGCGTACCTGCGGAGGCGTAA
- the zwf gene encoding glucose-6-phosphate dehydrogenase, whose translation MSAVDGANPLRDAADRRLPRIAGPSGLVIFGVTGDLSRKKLMPAVYDLANRGLLPPGFSLIGFARREWQDEDFAQEVHEAVKQHARTPFREEVWQQLIQGMRFVQGDFDDDEAFEQLKSTVEELDKAQGTGGNFAFYLSVPPKFFPKVVQQLKKHGLADQKNGSWRRAVIEKPFGHDLVSAKELNEVVHEVFPPHEVFRIDHYLGKETVQNILALRFANTLFEPIWNRSYVDHVQITMAEDIGIGGRAGYYDGIGAARDVIQNHLLQLLALTAMEEPASFDADALAAEKTKVLGAVKLPKDLGKSTVRAQYAAGWQGGEKAVGYLQEEGIDPQSKTDTYAAVKLEIDNRRWAGVPFYLRTGKRLGRRVTEIAVVFQRAPHSPFDHTATEELGRNAIVIRVQPDEGVTVRFGSKVPGTQMEIRDVSMDFAYGESFTESSPEAYERLILDVLLGDSNLFPRVEEVELSWKILDPIEQFWDKHGKPAQYQSGTWGPVEADEMLARDGRSWRRP comes from the coding sequence TTGAGCGCAGTCGACGGAGCCAACCCGCTCCGTGACGCCGCCGACCGACGGCTCCCGCGTATCGCGGGGCCGTCGGGCCTGGTGATCTTCGGCGTCACGGGCGATTTGTCCCGTAAGAAGCTGATGCCCGCCGTCTACGACCTGGCCAACCGCGGCCTGCTGCCGCCGGGCTTCTCGCTCATCGGCTTCGCCCGCCGTGAGTGGCAGGACGAGGACTTCGCGCAGGAGGTCCACGAGGCCGTCAAGCAGCACGCGCGCACCCCGTTCCGCGAGGAGGTGTGGCAGCAGCTGATCCAGGGCATGCGGTTCGTCCAGGGCGACTTCGACGACGACGAGGCCTTCGAGCAGCTGAAGTCCACCGTCGAGGAGCTGGACAAGGCGCAGGGCACCGGCGGCAACTTCGCCTTCTACCTCTCGGTCCCGCCGAAGTTCTTCCCCAAGGTCGTCCAGCAGCTGAAGAAGCACGGGCTGGCCGACCAGAAGAACGGCTCGTGGCGCCGCGCGGTCATCGAGAAGCCCTTCGGGCACGACCTGGTCTCCGCCAAGGAGCTCAACGAGGTCGTCCACGAGGTCTTCCCGCCGCACGAGGTCTTCCGGATCGACCACTACCTCGGCAAGGAGACCGTCCAGAACATCCTGGCGCTCCGCTTCGCCAACACCCTCTTCGAGCCGATCTGGAACCGGTCGTACGTCGACCACGTCCAGATCACGATGGCCGAGGACATCGGCATCGGCGGCCGGGCCGGGTACTACGACGGCATCGGCGCCGCCCGTGACGTCATCCAGAACCACCTGCTCCAGCTGCTCGCGCTGACCGCGATGGAGGAGCCCGCCTCCTTCGACGCCGACGCGCTCGCCGCCGAGAAGACCAAGGTCCTCGGCGCGGTGAAGCTCCCCAAGGACCTGGGCAAGAGCACGGTCCGCGCCCAGTACGCGGCCGGGTGGCAGGGCGGCGAGAAGGCCGTCGGCTACCTCCAGGAAGAGGGCATCGACCCCCAGTCGAAGACGGACACGTACGCGGCCGTCAAGCTGGAGATCGACAACCGCCGCTGGGCGGGCGTCCCCTTCTACCTCCGTACGGGCAAGCGTCTGGGCCGCCGCGTCACCGAGATCGCGGTCGTCTTCCAGCGCGCCCCGCACTCCCCCTTCGACCACACCGCGACCGAGGAGCTCGGCCGCAACGCCATCGTGATCCGGGTCCAGCCGGACGAGGGCGTGACGGTGCGGTTCGGCTCCAAGGTGCCCGGCACCCAGATGGAGATCCGGGACGTGTCGATGGACTTCGCCTACGGCGAGTCCTTCACGGAGTCCAGCCCCGAGGCGTACGAGCGACTCATCCTCGACGTCCTTCTCGGCGACTCGAACCTCTTCCCGCGGGTCGAGGAGGTCGAGCTGTCCTGGAAGATCCTCGACCCGATCGAGCAGTTCTGGGACAAGCACGGCAAGCCCGCGCAGTACCAGTCCGGGACCTGGGGTCCGGTCGAGGCGGACGAGATGCTCGCACGAGACGGACGGAGCTGGCGCCGGCCATGA
- the opcA gene encoding glucose-6-phosphate dehydrogenase assembly protein OpcA, translating into MKTDLTDTTSSKINKALVLGRRAIGTPAVGMVLTLVIVTDEENAYDALKAANEASREHPSRTLVVIKRVSRSPRDRAKARLDAEVRLGADASTGETVVLRLYGEVVDHAQSVVLPLLLPDAPVVVWWPVNAPTDPANDPLGALAQRRVTDTYAAEQPIQELTARADTYTPGDTDLSWTRITPWRSMLAAALDQVVCEVTSAEVEGEEFNPSVELLAMWLADRLKVPVRRSKSTGPGLTSVRMETSSGPIVLDRPDGSLATLSIQGQPDRGVALKRRDTAELIAEELRRLDPDDTYATALKFGLDRLDEEAATFAPEPVAEAVVVVESAPAPAKPAAKKAPAKKAAAK; encoded by the coding sequence ATGAAGACCGACCTGACGGACACCACGTCATCCAAGATCAACAAGGCGCTGGTGCTCGGGCGGCGGGCGATCGGCACGCCGGCCGTCGGCATGGTGCTCACCCTCGTCATCGTCACCGACGAGGAGAACGCCTACGACGCGCTGAAGGCGGCAAACGAGGCGTCCCGCGAGCACCCCTCGCGGACCCTCGTCGTCATCAAGCGGGTCTCGCGCTCGCCGCGGGACCGCGCCAAGGCACGACTCGACGCCGAGGTCCGCCTCGGCGCCGACGCCAGCACCGGCGAAACGGTCGTCCTCCGCCTGTACGGCGAGGTCGTCGACCACGCCCAGTCGGTGGTGCTTCCGCTGCTCCTCCCGGACGCGCCCGTCGTCGTCTGGTGGCCGGTGAACGCGCCGACCGACCCGGCGAACGACCCGCTGGGCGCGCTCGCCCAGCGCCGGGTGACCGACACGTACGCCGCCGAGCAGCCCATCCAGGAGCTGACGGCGCGGGCGGACACGTACACCCCGGGCGACACGGACCTCTCGTGGACCCGGATCACCCCGTGGCGCTCGATGCTCGCCGCCGCGCTCGACCAGGTCGTGTGCGAGGTCACCTCGGCCGAGGTCGAGGGCGAGGAGTTCAACCCGAGCGTCGAGCTGCTCGCGATGTGGCTGGCCGACCGGCTGAAGGTGCCCGTGCGGCGCTCGAAGTCGACGGGGCCCGGTCTCACGTCCGTACGGATGGAGACCAGCTCCGGCCCGATCGTGCTCGACCGGCCGGACGGCTCGCTCGCCACGCTCTCCATCCAGGGGCAGCCGGACCGCGGTGTGGCGCTCAAGCGCCGTGACACGGCCGAGCTGATCGCGGAGGAGCTGCGCCGGCTCGACCCGGACGACACCTACGCGACGGCGCTCAAGTTCGGTCTCGACCGGCTCGACGAGGAGGCGGCGACCTTCGCTCCCGAGCCCGTCGCCGAGGCGGTCGTGGTCGTGGAGTCGGCCCCGGCCCCCGCGAAGCCCGCCGCGAAGAAGGCCCCGGCCAAGAAGGCGGCGGCCAAGTGA
- the pgl gene encoding 6-phosphogluconolactonase, with translation MSTPQLVVHRDKELMAQAAAARLITRIVDAQATRGSASIVLTGGRNGNGLLAALGSAPARDAVDWSRLDLWWGDERYLPEGDPERNVTQAREALLDRVPLDPARVHAMPASDGPYGSDVDAAAAAYAEELAAAAGPGDHGGVPTFDVLMLGVGPDTHVASLFPELPAVRETERTVVGVHGAPKPPPLRVSLTLPAIRAAKEVWLLAAGEDKAKAAAIALSGAGEVQAPAAGAYGRSRTLWLLDAAAASELPRSLYPPASA, from the coding sequence GTGAGCACCCCGCAGCTGGTCGTCCACCGCGACAAGGAGCTGATGGCGCAGGCCGCCGCGGCCCGGCTCATCACCCGGATCGTGGACGCCCAGGCCACCCGCGGCTCCGCCTCGATCGTGCTGACCGGCGGACGCAACGGCAACGGCCTGCTGGCGGCGCTCGGTTCGGCGCCCGCCCGGGACGCGGTCGACTGGTCGCGGCTCGACCTGTGGTGGGGCGACGAGCGGTACCTGCCCGAGGGCGACCCCGAGCGGAACGTCACCCAGGCCCGTGAGGCGCTGCTCGACCGGGTGCCTCTCGACCCGGCGCGGGTGCACGCGATGCCGGCCTCGGACGGGCCGTACGGCTCCGATGTCGACGCCGCCGCGGCCGCGTACGCCGAGGAGCTGGCCGCCGCGGCCGGTCCCGGCGACCACGGCGGGGTGCCGACCTTCGACGTGCTCATGCTGGGCGTCGGCCCGGACACGCACGTGGCCTCGCTCTTCCCGGAGCTGCCGGCGGTCCGCGAGACCGAGCGGACGGTGGTCGGGGTGCACGGCGCTCCCAAGCCGCCGCCGCTCCGGGTCTCGCTGACGCTTCCGGCGATCCGGGCAGCGAAGGAGGTCTGGCTGCTCGCGGCCGGTGAGGACAAGGCGAAGGCGGCGGCGATCGCGCTGTCCGGCGCGGGCGAGGTGCAGGCCCCGGCGGCGGGCGCCTACGGCCGCTCGCGCACGCTGTGGCTGCTCGACGCGGCGGCCGCCTCGGAGCTTCCGCGGAGCCTGTATCCGCCGGCTTCCGCCTGA